The Glycine soja cultivar W05 chromosome 3, ASM419377v2, whole genome shotgun sequence genome window below encodes:
- the LOC114406896 gene encoding F-box/LRR-repeat protein 17-like: MLPLPSSLTKRNSNTMQHFHPEPLIVPTVSSDANRGGKKRGNYNCGRCGLPKKGHDCSSKTTPTPTSASTVTPSHSSFSAVSASFRPSSHLRRALSFDEDETGRFDPSEPVDAWPEEDDLDSSGLPGNLLWEVLRRLPPAGLLSAAKVSRGWREMTRSLWRAAEELRIRVPAWAQVGFVSSILQKCPGIVKLSLRMESDVDSTMLACIAFSCLNLAFLEISVSDTAVNRISGVELARFVADKKSLKSLKMEGCSNLGGFVLCSSSLSTLWLSDLYSLSKMVFNCPQLREISLEFAHRESDSTDLSNMVQGLGRSCPRLQNMHISSMRLSHAAVLALTAAKLSGLRMLSLILGSEVTDASIAAIASSYLNLELLDLSGSSVSDSGVSMICNVFSETLTRLLLALCPNVTSSGIQFATAQLPHLELMDCGMTICEPNSHHPTADENNRKLQKTSSTNLHLTNQKLIIKHSCLKKLSLWGCSGLDALYLNCPQLNDLNLNSCRNLHPERLLLQCPSLENVHASGCQDMLIEAIQSQVCNAFTDMENPSPCKRLPDGSKRVQVPHLVNSESPEDEKKQRRKKRRLCNVVVD; this comes from the exons ATGCTTCCTTTGCCGTCTTCACTCACCAAACGAAACTCCAACACTATGCAACATTTTCACCCGGAACCCCTCATCGTTCCCACCGTCTCTTCCGACGCAAATCGCGGCGGCAAGAAACGCGGCAACTACAACTGTGGCCGCTGCGGCCTACCTAAGAAGGGCCATGACTGCTCCAGCAAGACCACCCCCACTCCCACCTCTGCTTCTACTGTCACCCCTTCTCACTCCTCTTTCTCCGCCGTTTCCGCCTCCTTCCGCCCGTCGTCCCACCTCCGCCGCGCTCTCTCCTTCGACGAGGATGAGACCGGCAGATTCGATCCGTCGGAGCCTGTTGACGCGTGGCCCGAAGAGGATGATCTGGATTCGTCTGGTTTGCCGGGGAATCTTTTATGGGAAGTTTTGAGGAGACTGCCGCCGGCGGGGCTGTTGTCGGCGGCGAAGGTGAGCAGAGGTTGGAGGGAGATGACGAGGAGTTTGTGGAGGGCAGCGGAGGAGTTAAGGATTAGGGTTCCGGCGTGGGCTCAGGTGGGTTTTGTGTCGTCGATTTTGCAGAAGTGTCCGGGGATTGTGAAACTCTCTCTTAGAATGGAAAG TGACGTGGATTCCACGATGCTTGCTTGTATTGCGTTCTCATGCCTGAATTTGGCATTCTTGGAGATCTCGGTCTCTGATACTGCAGTTAATCGTATCAGCGG GGTTGAGTTAGCTAGATTTGTTGCTGATAAAAAGAGCCTCAAAAGCCTCAAGATGGAAGGTTGTTCTAACCTTGGAGGTTTTGTTCTTTGTTCTTCGAGTCTTTCTACCCTTTGGTTGTCCGATCTGTACTCTCTTTCTAAGATG GTCTTCAATTGTCCTCAGTTGAGAGAGATTTCATTGGAGTTTGCTCACCGAGAAAGTGACAGTACTGATCTTTCAAACATGGTTCAAGGTTTGGGAAGAAGTTGCCCGAGGTTGCAAAACATGCATATATCTTCAATGCGGCTTTCTCATGCTGCTGTGCTTGCTCTTACTGCTGCTAAGTTAAG TGGGCTGCGAATGCTTTCACTTATTCTTGGATCCGAAGTCACTGATGCATCGATTGCTGCAATTGCCTCAAGCTATCTAAATCTGGAATTGCTTGATCTCAGTGG ATCCAGTGTTAGTGACAGTGGTGTTAGCATGATTTGCAATGTGTTCTCTGAAACATTGACAAGACTCCTTCTCGCCCTTTGCCCCAATGTGACTTCAA GTGGCATTCAATTTGCTACGGCTCAATTGCCACATCTTGAACTTATGGACTGTGGCATGACCATATGTGAACCTAATTCTCACCATCCAACTGCTGATGAAAATAACCGCAAATTACAGAAAACATCTAGTACTAATCTACACCTTACAAACCAAAAGTTAATCATCAAACATAGCTGTTTAAAGAAACTTAGTTTGTGGGGATGCTCAGGCTTGGAT GCCTTGTATTTGAACTGCCCACAACTCAATGATCTAAATCTAAATTCTTGTAGAAATTTACATCCAG AGAGACTGTTGCTTCAGTGCCCCAGTTTAGAAAATGTGCATGCATCTGGTTGTCAAGACATGTTAATTGAGGCCATCCAAAGTCAG GTTTGCAATGCTTTTACTGATATGGAAAACCCTTCACCTTGTAAGCGTTTACCTGATGGCTCCAAAAGGGTTCAGGTTCCTCATTTGGTTAATAGTGAG TCGCCTGAGGATGAGAagaagcaaaggagaaagaagagacGTCTTTGTAATGTTGTTGTGGATTGA
- the LOC114406895 gene encoding auxin-induced protein AUX28-like: MEVGLNKKENMGFEETELRLGLPGNVGGTGTEEVLIRKRGFSETETETEEDESATTVDLMLNLSSKEAAAAADPTDKHKTLPKEKTLLPADPAKPPAKAQVVGWPPVRSFRKNMLAVQKSVGEENEKNSSSPNASFVKVSMDGAPYLRKVDLKMYKSYRELSDSLGKMFSSFTIGNCESQGMKDFMNESKLNDLLNSSDYVPTYEDKDGDWMLVGDVPWEMFVESCKRLRIMKGKEAIGLGLAPRAMAKSKNRS, translated from the exons ATGGAGGTTGGCCTCAACAAGAAGGAGAACATGGGGTTTGAGGAAACTGAGCTAAGGCTTGGACTGCCTGGAAACGTAGGAGGCACTGGCACTGAAGAAGTGCTCATCAGGAAGAGAGGTTTCTCTGAGACTGAAACtgaaactgaggaggatgagtCTGCTACCACTGTGGATTTGATGCTTAATCTTTCTTCTAAGGAAGCTGCTGCTGCTGCAGATCCAACTGATAAGCACAAGACTTTGCCTAAGGAGAAGACTCTTCTGCCTGCAGATCCTGCTAAGCCTCCAGCCAA GGCACAGGTGGTAGGTTGGCCACCTGTGCGGTCCTTCCGGAAGAACATGTTAGCTGTACAAAAGAGCGTCGGAGAAGAGAACGAGAAGAACAGCAGCAGCCCTAATGCAAGCTTTGTCAAAGTTAGCATGGATGGAGCACCTTACCTCCGCAAAGTGGACTTGAAGATGTACAAGAGTTACCGAGAGCTCTCTGATTCTTTAGGCAAAATGTTCAGCTCCTTCACCATAG GCAATTGTGAATCCCAAGGAATGAAGGATTTCATGAATGAGAGCAAGCTGAATGATCTTTTGAACAGCTCTGATTATGTCCCAACCTATGAGGACAAGGATGGTGACTGGATGCTTGTCGGTGATGTCCCATGGGA GATGTTTGTTGAATCATGCAAGCGTTTACGCATCATGAAAGGAAAGGAGGCCATTGGTCTTGGTCTTG caCCAAGAGCCATGGCAAAATCCAAGAACAGGAGCTAG
- the LOC114405259 gene encoding ATP-dependent kinase YFH7-like translates to MQIMCHLETAVTGEHLLRQVLSAEKEQVHVVEGSRVDELYDTLVTRLLPSVSVSSNPNHKLLVGLAGPPGAGKSTLAHEVARRINKLWPEKASSFDSLVEPPDVAIVVPMDGFHLYRFELDAMENLEEAHARRGAPWTFNPLGLLTYLKNLRSHGSVYVPSFDHGVGDPVKMWSTHQLKVVIVEGNYLLLEDGQWKEISSLFDEKWYIDIDIDEAMQRVLKRHISTGKPPDIAKQRMENNDSLNAELIMKSKKNADIIIESVDF, encoded by the exons ATGCAGATAATGTGCCATTTGGAAACAGCCGTGACTGGTGAA CACTTGCTTCGCCAG GTTTTATCTGCTGAAAAGGAACAAGTTCACGTTGTAGAGGGAAG CCGTGTTGATGAGTTATATGATACATTGGTTACACGTCTTCTGCCTTCAGTGTCAGTGTCATCAAATCCTAATCACAA GCTTTTAGTTGGGCTGGCTGGTCCTCCTGGTGCTGGAAAAAGCACTCTAGCACATGAAGTAGCCAGACGTATAAACAAACTTTGGCCAGAGAAAGCTTCTTCCTTTGACTCTCTGGTTGAACCTCCAGATGTTGCTATTGTGGTTCCCATGGATGGTTTTCATCTTTATCGTTTTGAACTAGACGCAATGGAG AATCTCGAGGAAGCACATGCCAGAAGGGGAG CTCCCTGGACATTCAATCCATTGGGACTACTTACATATCTCAAGAATCTGAGAAGTCAT ggaTCAGTTTATGTACCATCATTTGACCATGGTGTTGGGGACCCAGTTAAGATGTGGTCCACTCATCA GCTCAAGGTTGTTATTGTAGAAGGTAACTATTTGCTCTTGGAAGATGGGCAATGGAAGGAGATATCTTCTTTGTTTGACGAGAAATG GTATATTGATATTGACATTGACGAAGCAATGCAGCGAGTTTTAAAGAGGCATATTTCAACTG GCAAGCCTCCAGACATTGCTAAACAGCGG atggagaacAACGACAGTCTTAATGCAGAACTTATAATGAAGTCCAAGAAAAATGCTGATATAATAATCGAGTCAGTTGATTTCTGA